From a region of the Halolamina sp. CBA1230 genome:
- a CDS encoding ABC transporter ATP-binding protein, whose translation MSNEYTPTTDERAAKRAAEQADAAVDDDADTVLELSNVAKEFAGETAVDGVDLAVREGELLTLLGPSGCGKTTTLRTIAGLESPTEGTVRVGGETVAGDGREVPPEERDVGMVFQEFALFPHLSVAENVAFGLDDPEGDAAQQRVEDLLDLVGLDGYGDRSPTDLSGGQRQRVALARSLAPEPDVLLLDEPFSNLDVALRVEMREEVTRILNEAGVTAVSVTHDQEEALSISDRVAVMSEGRIEQVGSPESLFEHPESRFVASFLGQASFVPGKITDSSVDTVIGSYGRDLLEGVTDEYVGAEVDVLVRPDDLRLSPVDGEAGPISAETEAVRPSADGGTAVADGDGGRQSPPAADGEVVRRQYTGPSFVYHVQLDDGPVVRCLHNHAEEVDVGERVSVRLVADHTLAWYPAA comes from the coding sequence ATGAGCAACGAATACACACCCACGACCGACGAGCGAGCGGCGAAGCGGGCGGCCGAGCAGGCGGACGCGGCGGTCGACGACGACGCCGACACGGTGCTCGAACTCTCGAACGTCGCCAAGGAGTTCGCCGGCGAGACGGCGGTCGACGGCGTCGATCTCGCGGTGCGGGAGGGAGAGCTACTCACCCTACTCGGCCCCTCGGGCTGTGGGAAGACAACGACGCTGCGGACCATCGCCGGCCTCGAATCGCCGACCGAGGGGACCGTCCGTGTCGGCGGCGAGACCGTCGCCGGGGACGGTCGTGAGGTGCCGCCGGAGGAGCGCGACGTTGGGATGGTGTTCCAGGAGTTCGCGCTGTTCCCCCACCTCTCGGTGGCGGAGAACGTCGCGTTCGGCCTCGACGATCCCGAGGGCGACGCCGCACAGCAGCGCGTCGAGGACCTGCTCGATCTCGTCGGGCTCGACGGCTACGGCGACCGCTCGCCGACGGATCTCTCCGGCGGCCAGCGCCAGCGGGTCGCGCTCGCCCGTTCGCTCGCGCCCGAACCCGACGTACTGCTGCTCGACGAGCCGTTCTCGAACCTCGACGTGGCCCTGCGCGTCGAGATGCGCGAGGAGGTGACCCGAATTCTGAACGAGGCCGGCGTCACCGCCGTCTCCGTCACCCACGACCAGGAGGAGGCGCTGTCGATCTCCGACCGCGTGGCGGTGATGTCCGAGGGCCGGATCGAGCAGGTCGGCAGCCCCGAGTCGCTGTTCGAGCATCCCGAGTCCCGCTTCGTCGCCTCGTTCCTCGGGCAGGCGAGCTTCGTCCCCGGAAAGATCACCGACAGCTCCGTCGACACGGTGATCGGCTCCTACGGCCGCGACCTGCTGGAGGGGGTGACCGACGAGTACGTCGGCGCCGAGGTGGACGTGCTGGTCCGCCCCGACGACCTCCGACTCTCGCCCGTCGACGGCGAGGCCGGCCCCATCTCCGCCGAGACAGAAGCTGTCAGGCCGAGCGCCGACGGCGGCACGGCCGTGGCCGACGGCGACGGGGGCCGCCAGTCGCCCCCGGCCGCTGACGGGGAAGTCGTCCGCCGCCAGTACACCGGGCCCTCCTTCGTCTACCACGTCCAACTCGACGACGGCCCCGTGGTGCGCTGTCTGCACAACCACGCCGAGGAGGTTGACGTGGGCGAGCGCGTGAGCGTCCGCCTCGTCGCCGACCACACCCTCGCCTGGTACCCCGCCGCGTAG
- a CDS encoding iron ABC transporter permease — MGTVGDTTRESGGLRRLIARRFLGLDEDGVSTPLVLLSGAIAAAVLSPLLWLLLRASEVPLAEARALLDTSTDVFLNSLALVAVVTVASVLLGVPLAVLTVQTDLPFRRFWTVAIALPLVIPSYVGAFAYVSAFGPEGALADALEPWGIGIPEVYGLGGTALVITLFVYPYVFLTARAALLSFDETQLEAARTLNVGYLSAFRRVILPQILPAVTAGALLVALYALSDFGTPQIMQYDVFTRMIYVELGSFGDGRNNATLLSLQLLTVTAVVVALESRIGSGEDSGYGAAASSTAMISLGRLRWVAMLLPALVSTFTLALPVGVLTMWFLRAEALEYDIGGRVFEWGFALNSVYVAALAAGATLALAIPVAYYSGRSRATFAWLTERATYLGYAMPGVVLALSLVFFSSNQLAEWFGPAAARTVYQSLPLLVFAYVVRFLPQAVGATRSSVLGVDPSLLGAARVLGEPPRRVFRRVTLPLIAPGVLAGAALVFLTTMKELDTTLILHPTGFTTLVTYIWRVQEGGYYGRAALPALVLVVVSGLSMIPLLVQGRDK, encoded by the coding sequence ATGGGCACCGTCGGCGACACCACTCGTGAGTCGGGGGGGCTCCGCCGGCTGATCGCGCGTCGGTTCCTGGGGCTGGACGAGGACGGCGTCTCGACGCCGCTGGTCCTGCTCTCGGGAGCCATCGCAGCCGCGGTGCTGTCGCCGCTGCTCTGGCTGTTGCTGCGTGCCAGCGAGGTGCCCCTCGCCGAGGCGCGAGCGCTGTTGGACACCTCGACCGACGTGTTCCTCAACAGCCTCGCGCTCGTCGCCGTCGTCACGGTCGCGTCGGTGCTGCTGGGCGTGCCGCTGGCGGTGCTGACGGTGCAGACCGACCTGCCGTTCCGGCGGTTCTGGACCGTCGCCATCGCGCTCCCGCTGGTGATCCCCAGCTACGTCGGCGCGTTCGCGTACGTCTCGGCGTTCGGTCCCGAGGGTGCGCTCGCCGACGCGCTCGAACCGTGGGGGATCGGGATCCCGGAGGTGTACGGGCTGGGCGGCACCGCGCTGGTGATCACGCTCTTTGTCTACCCGTACGTGTTCCTTACCGCCCGCGCCGCGCTGCTCTCCTTCGACGAGACGCAACTGGAGGCCGCACGCACGCTCAACGTCGGCTATCTCTCGGCGTTCCGGCGGGTGATCCTGCCACAGATCCTGCCCGCCGTGACCGCGGGCGCGCTGCTGGTCGCGCTGTACGCGCTCTCGGACTTCGGGACGCCACAGATCATGCAGTACGACGTGTTCACACGCATGATATACGTCGAACTCGGCAGCTTCGGTGACGGCCGCAACAACGCGACGCTGCTCTCCCTCCAGCTGTTGACCGTCACCGCCGTCGTGGTCGCGTTGGAGTCCCGGATCGGCAGCGGCGAGGACTCCGGCTACGGCGCGGCAGCGTCGTCGACGGCGATGATCTCGCTGGGGCGCCTGCGCTGGGTGGCGATGCTGCTGCCCGCGCTGGTGTCGACGTTCACGCTCGCGCTCCCGGTGGGTGTGCTGACGATGTGGTTCCTCCGCGCCGAGGCGCTGGAGTACGATATCGGCGGCCGCGTGTTCGAGTGGGGGTTCGCGCTCAACTCCGTCTACGTCGCCGCGCTGGCGGCGGGCGCGACGCTGGCGCTGGCGATCCCCGTCGCGTACTACTCGGGGCGCTCCCGGGCGACGTTCGCGTGGCTGACCGAGCGGGCGACGTATCTCGGCTACGCGATGCCGGGGGTCGTGCTCGCGCTCTCGCTGGTCTTTTTCAGCAGCAATCAGTTGGCGGAGTGGTTCGGCCCGGCGGCTGCCCGGACGGTGTACCAGTCGCTCCCGCTGCTCGTGTTCGCCTACGTCGTGCGGTTCCTGCCGCAGGCGGTCGGCGCGACGCGGTCGTCGGTGCTTGGCGTCGATCCCTCGCTGCTGGGGGCCGCGCGCGTGCTGGGCGAACCCCCGCGGCGAGTGTTCCGGCGGGTGACGCTGCCGCTGATCGCGCCGGGCGTGCTCGCGGGCGCGGCGCTCGTGTTCCTCACGACGATGAAGGAGTTGGACACGACGCTGATCCTCCACCCGACAGGGTTTACAACACTGGTAACGTACATTTGGCGAGTTCAGGAGGGCGGCTACTACGGCCGGGCGGCGCTGCCGGCGCTGGTGCTGGTGGTGGTGTCCGGGCTCTCGATGATCCCCCTCCTCGTTCAGGGACGCGATAAATGA
- a CDS encoding extracellular solute-binding protein, whose product MTEEPTSKRRRRLLGTLASAGLVGIAGCGGGDDTTETEETPADGTGTDAPGGGGGDNIGSAEFEEFRGSGVLAQGRDEIGGTRIEELPDLEGELTIYLGGGEGGLYRDLINKLENIYPDFSASPRLSGTADAANTIITEGSATPADVFWSVDAGSLAAVAAEDLTLELPDEITDPVPQEFHPNGEWVGTAGRARAIPYNTNALDESDIPNDVMDLPGSGVAENMGWAPTYGAFQAFITAMRITEGEEATRQWLQEMVDAGITEYANEFFVSNAVADGELQAGFANHYYALRVQAARPNAPLDLAFTSGDAGALINVAGAAVLEPSPQQELARNFVHHLLSAEAQEYFATRAYAYPMIPGVPPVGDLPRIDELNPPEFDLSKLSEIGPTVELMREVGVL is encoded by the coding sequence ATGACTGAGGAGCCGACCTCCAAGCGCCGCCGCCGACTGCTCGGAACGCTGGCGAGCGCCGGGCTCGTCGGAATCGCCGGCTGTGGTGGCGGCGACGACACCACCGAAACCGAGGAAACGCCGGCCGACGGCACCGGGACCGACGCGCCGGGCGGCGGTGGCGGCGACAACATCGGCTCCGCCGAGTTCGAGGAGTTCCGCGGCTCCGGCGTACTCGCGCAGGGCCGCGACGAGATCGGCGGCACCCGGATCGAGGAGCTGCCGGATCTCGAGGGTGAGCTCACCATCTACCTCGGCGGCGGCGAGGGTGGGCTCTACCGTGACCTGATCAACAAGCTGGAGAACATCTACCCCGACTTCTCGGCGTCCCCGCGGCTCTCCGGCACCGCCGACGCCGCGAACACGATCATCACCGAGGGGTCGGCGACGCCCGCGGACGTGTTCTGGTCGGTCGACGCCGGCTCGCTCGCGGCCGTCGCGGCCGAGGATCTCACCCTCGAACTCCCCGACGAGATCACCGACCCAGTGCCTCAGGAGTTCCATCCGAACGGTGAGTGGGTCGGCACCGCGGGCCGTGCCCGCGCCATCCCGTACAACACGAACGCGCTCGACGAGAGCGACATCCCGAACGACGTGATGGACCTGCCCGGATCCGGCGTCGCGGAGAACATGGGCTGGGCGCCCACCTACGGCGCGTTCCAGGCGTTCATCACCGCGATGCGGATCACCGAGGGCGAGGAGGCCACCCGGCAGTGGCTCCAGGAGATGGTCGACGCCGGCATCACCGAGTACGCCAACGAGTTCTTCGTCTCCAACGCGGTCGCGGACGGCGAACTCCAGGCCGGCTTCGCGAACCACTACTACGCGCTCCGCGTGCAGGCCGCACGCCCCAACGCGCCGCTCGATCTGGCGTTCACCAGCGGCGACGCGGGCGCGCTGATCAACGTCGCCGGCGCCGCGGTGCTGGAGCCGAGCCCGCAGCAGGAGCTGGCACGGAACTTCGTCCACCACCTGCTCTCGGCGGAGGCCCAGGAGTACTTCGCCACTCGGGCGTACGCCTACCCGATGATCCCCGGCGTGCCGCCGGTGGGCGACCTCCCGCGTATCGACGAGCTCAACCCGCCCGAGTTCGACCTGTCGAAGCTCTCCGAGATCGGGCCGACGGTCGAACTCATGCGTGAGGTCGGCGTCCTGTAA
- a CDS encoding alpha-1 4-glucan-protein synthase: MSEQDICVIVPTIREYECMEEYVANAREHGFDTDRLFVVLVTEEFCDTDEMAAMLDELDVDGAVFDGTAREEWFAEQGVSDYSHLIPDASHAQTSFGLLYMWANERFDYGVFIDDDTLPHADEDFFGTHMRNLAYEGEIESRASDESWVNVLDDADGDLYPRGYPYAAMDEELERDTEHVDDVVASQGLWTNVPDLDAVRILMDGDLQGQAQTRTSADDFGEDFVAAEGQYLTVCSMNLAFRREVIPAFYQLPMDDNRWDVGRFDDIWSGLFLKRACDVLDKQVYNGGPLCEHNKAPRSTFDDLQNEVAGLELNEHVWEVIDNAAVGASSYREAFASMADALMAGEFDEWNNGEFLNYCGTYMNDWIDCLDALEPPAADRVEVPADD, translated from the coding sequence ATGAGTGAGCAGGACATCTGCGTGATCGTCCCCACGATACGGGAGTACGAGTGTATGGAGGAGTACGTCGCGAACGCCCGCGAGCACGGGTTCGACACCGACCGCCTGTTCGTCGTGCTGGTCACGGAGGAGTTCTGTGACACCGACGAGATGGCGGCGATGCTCGACGAGCTCGACGTCGACGGCGCCGTGTTCGACGGCACCGCCCGAGAGGAGTGGTTCGCCGAGCAGGGCGTGAGCGACTACTCACACCTCATTCCCGATGCCAGCCACGCACAGACCTCGTTCGGCCTGCTGTACATGTGGGCCAACGAGCGCTTCGACTACGGCGTGTTCATCGACGACGACACGCTGCCCCACGCGGACGAGGACTTCTTCGGCACGCACATGCGGAACCTCGCCTACGAGGGCGAGATCGAGTCCCGCGCCTCCGACGAGTCGTGGGTGAACGTGCTCGACGACGCCGACGGCGACCTCTACCCGCGTGGCTACCCCTACGCGGCGATGGACGAGGAGCTCGAGCGCGACACCGAACACGTCGACGACGTCGTCGCTTCCCAGGGGCTCTGGACCAACGTGCCGGACCTCGACGCGGTGCGGATCCTGATGGACGGCGACCTGCAGGGGCAGGCCCAGACCCGGACCAGCGCCGACGACTTCGGCGAGGACTTCGTCGCCGCCGAGGGGCAGTACCTCACGGTCTGCTCGATGAACCTCGCGTTCCGCCGCGAGGTGATCCCGGCGTTCTACCAGCTCCCGATGGACGACAACCGCTGGGACGTGGGTCGGTTCGACGACATCTGGTCGGGGCTGTTCCTCAAGCGCGCCTGCGACGTGCTGGACAAGCAGGTGTACAACGGCGGCCCGCTGTGTGAGCACAACAAGGCGCCGCGGTCGACGTTCGACGACCTGCAGAACGAGGTCGCGGGGCTCGAACTCAACGAACACGTCTGGGAAGTGATCGACAACGCCGCCGTCGGCGCGAGCTCCTACCGCGAGGCGTTCGCGTCGATGGCCGACGCGCTGATGGCCGGCGAGTTCGACGAGTGGAACAACGGCGAGTTCCTGAACTACTGTGGTACGTACATGAACGACTGGATCGACTGTCTCGACGCGCTCGAACCGCCCGCTGCGGACCGTGTGGAGGTGCCCGCCGATGACTGA
- a CDS encoding GMC family oxidoreductase, translated as MSGTQSSTDRTPTENADVCIVGAGPAGALVADRLAAAGHEVVVLEAGPRFDPEKREERMENHLRPGDDTPIWGMGGPRDAYTSSGGRYYPLNAARVKGVGGSTLHWQGMVMRLHEQDFRLDSELDVAEDWPIDYADLRPYYAAAEEALAVAGASDNPFAPPRDQPHPLPAFPPSYSDSLFAEACEALEITTHSVPNARNSEPTDGESACVGYGTCRPVCPSGAKYHALRHVDSAQEEGARVIDEVPVQKLEHDGSGERVTAAVYVTPEGETYRQAADEFVLAAGGVETPRLLLLSESEQYPDGLANSSGAVGRYFMDHLFAGVGGRLDERTRQKHVGFNTTESHQFYDREDDSRGAIKLECLNYAGPAPSDIAMDADSFGDDLLEEIRAGYGNHVAMGALVEQFPRAENRITLDRSRTDDHGNPVPEVVWSLDDRTRRTIERANEIQRSVLSEMGADIEWVVGPDSTGPAYHHMGTTRMGTDPESSVVDPDLRTHDLANLSIAGSSVFVTGGAMNPTLTIAALSLKAADAIDARL; from the coding sequence ATGAGCGGGACGCAGTCGTCGACGGACCGAACACCGACCGAGAACGCCGACGTCTGCATCGTCGGCGCGGGCCCGGCAGGCGCGCTCGTGGCCGACCGCCTCGCCGCGGCGGGGCACGAAGTGGTCGTGCTCGAGGCCGGCCCGCGGTTCGACCCCGAGAAGCGCGAGGAGCGCATGGAGAACCACCTCCGTCCCGGCGACGACACGCCGATCTGGGGGATGGGCGGCCCGCGGGACGCGTACACCTCCAGCGGCGGCCGGTACTACCCGCTCAACGCCGCCCGGGTGAAGGGCGTCGGCGGCTCGACGCTCCACTGGCAGGGGATGGTGATGCGCCTCCACGAGCAGGATTTCCGTCTCGACTCGGAGCTGGACGTCGCCGAGGACTGGCCGATCGACTACGCGGATCTCCGTCCCTACTACGCGGCCGCCGAGGAGGCGCTCGCGGTCGCGGGCGCCTCGGACAACCCCTTCGCGCCGCCGCGGGATCAGCCCCACCCACTGCCCGCGTTCCCGCCGTCGTACAGCGACTCGCTGTTCGCGGAAGCCTGCGAGGCGCTGGAGATCACCACCCACTCCGTCCCGAACGCCCGGAACTCCGAGCCCACGGACGGGGAGAGCGCCTGCGTGGGGTACGGCACCTGCCGGCCGGTCTGTCCCTCGGGCGCGAAGTACCACGCGCTCCGGCACGTCGACAGCGCCCAGGAGGAGGGCGCCCGCGTGATCGACGAGGTGCCGGTCCAGAAACTCGAACACGATGGGTCGGGCGAACGCGTGACCGCCGCGGTGTACGTCACGCCCGAAGGCGAGACGTACCGGCAGGCAGCCGACGAGTTCGTGCTCGCCGCCGGCGGCGTGGAGACGCCGCGCCTGCTGCTGCTCTCCGAGAGCGAGCAGTACCCCGACGGGCTGGCCAACAGCTCCGGAGCCGTGGGTCGGTACTTCATGGACCACCTGTTCGCGGGCGTCGGCGGCCGGCTGGACGAGCGCACCCGCCAGAAGCACGTCGGCTTCAACACCACCGAGAGCCACCAGTTCTACGACCGCGAGGACGACAGCCGGGGGGCGATCAAACTCGAGTGTCTCAACTACGCCGGCCCCGCGCCGTCGGACATCGCGATGGACGCCGATAGCTTCGGTGACGACCTGCTCGAGGAGATCCGGGCGGGGTACGGCAACCACGTCGCGATGGGCGCACTCGTGGAGCAGTTCCCGCGTGCGGAGAACCGCATCACGCTCGACCGCTCGCGCACCGACGACCACGGCAACCCCGTGCCCGAGGTGGTCTGGTCGCTCGACGACCGCACGCGCCGGACGATCGAGCGGGCGAACGAGATCCAGCGCTCGGTGCTTTCGGAGATGGGTGCGGACATCGAGTGGGTCGTCGGCCCGGACTCGACGGGCCCCGCGTACCACCACATGGGGACGACCCGGATGGGCACCGACCCCGAGTCGAGCGTCGTCGACCCGGACCTCCGCACGCACGACCTCGCGAACCTCTCCATCGCCGGCAGTTCCGTGTTCGTCACCGGCGGCGCGATGAACCCCACGCTCACCATCGCCGCGCTGTCGCTCAAGGCTGCGGACGCGATCGACGCCCGGCTCTGA
- a CDS encoding gluconate 2-dehydrogenase subunit 3 family protein yields MRLTRRDALAALSAVGMGSTAGCSAPDADSWGEAAATPSDRDDTDPELAEDDLETLVALATVLYPSEVENVGEFVAEWVRPRVRERPEHGRGMLDAIRTLNEYAENLESERYADLGPGTREELLSYMAVDVADPDPGGDDDQRVRYYLVNDLLFGLYASPTGASLAGLENPPGYPGGTASYQQGPAVTDNRGDQRGPE; encoded by the coding sequence ATGCGGCTGACTCGACGGGACGCGCTGGCGGCGCTGTCGGCGGTAGGAATGGGCAGCACCGCCGGCTGTTCCGCACCGGACGCCGATTCGTGGGGCGAGGCGGCGGCGACGCCGAGCGACCGCGACGACACCGATCCGGAACTGGCCGAGGACGACCTCGAGACGCTGGTCGCGCTGGCGACCGTGCTCTACCCGAGCGAGGTGGAGAACGTCGGCGAGTTCGTCGCGGAGTGGGTTCGACCCCGCGTCCGCGAGCGTCCCGAGCACGGGCGCGGGATGCTCGACGCGATCCGGACGCTGAACGAGTACGCCGAGAACCTCGAGAGCGAGCGATACGCCGACCTCGGCCCGGGAACGCGGGAGGAGCTGCTCTCCTACATGGCCGTCGACGTGGCGGATCCCGACCCGGGCGGCGACGACGACCAGCGCGTGCGCTACTACCTCGTGAACGATCTGCTGTTCGGCCTCTACGCGTCGCCGACGGGTGCGTCGCTGGCCGGGCTCGAGAATCCGCCGGGGTATCCGGGGGGGACCGCGAGCTACCAGCAGGGCCCCGCAGTGACGGACAACCGCGGGGATCAGCGGGGGCCAGAATGA
- a CDS encoding cobalamin-independent methionine synthase II family protein produces the protein MSTHDGDRIQTTHIGSLPRPPELLDLLRTREAGGDVDPAEWDRVSREATDAIVDRQLETGIDEINNGEQPRVSFNYYVGERLTNIGGKREQELWADLEEFPAVAEDTFETDVIDLAKQPAVTGEIRYDGHDEIEQEIDAFREALEGTGVDIEDTFFTTASPSVVAATHVDEHYDDHAEYVFDLADAMAEEYEIFADTGATIQIDAPDLLATGHSHLFADDSVEEFREVVELHVEALNEALSGIPEEQVRLHTCWGSYEGPHHLDTDLVDMLPTLYEADISGLSVEQANPRHQHEYRAFAEHPLPDDWTLIPGVVDVKTNIIDHPETIADRIERVATVVDDDTEIVAAPDCGFGTQAGLGMVHPDIAWPKLEALVEGAEIASERLR, from the coding sequence ATGTCGACTCACGACGGCGACCGCATCCAGACGACACACATCGGCAGCCTCCCGCGACCCCCCGAGCTGCTCGACCTGCTGCGGACCCGCGAGGCGGGCGGCGACGTCGACCCCGCGGAGTGGGATCGCGTGAGCCGCGAGGCGACCGACGCGATCGTCGACCGCCAGTTGGAGACGGGGATCGACGAGATCAACAACGGCGAGCAGCCCCGCGTCTCGTTCAACTACTACGTCGGCGAGCGCCTCACCAACATCGGCGGCAAGCGCGAGCAGGAGCTGTGGGCCGATCTGGAGGAGTTCCCGGCGGTCGCCGAGGACACGTTCGAGACCGACGTGATCGACCTCGCGAAACAGCCCGCGGTCACCGGCGAGATCCGCTACGACGGCCACGACGAGATCGAACAGGAGATCGACGCGTTCCGCGAGGCACTCGAGGGCACGGGCGTCGACATCGAGGACACGTTCTTCACCACCGCCTCGCCCAGCGTCGTCGCGGCGACCCACGTCGACGAGCACTACGACGACCACGCGGAGTACGTGTTCGACCTCGCCGACGCGATGGCTGAGGAGTACGAGATCTTCGCGGACACCGGCGCGACCATCCAGATCGACGCGCCCGACCTGCTGGCGACGGGCCACAGCCACCTGTTCGCCGACGACAGCGTCGAGGAGTTCCGCGAGGTCGTGGAACTCCACGTCGAGGCGCTCAACGAGGCGCTCTCGGGCATCCCCGAGGAGCAGGTCCGCCTCCACACCTGCTGGGGGAGCTACGAGGGGCCCCACCATCTCGACACCGACCTCGTCGACATGCTGCCTACGCTGTACGAGGCCGACATCTCCGGGCTGAGCGTCGAACAGGCCAACCCTCGCCACCAGCACGAGTACCGCGCGTTCGCCGAGCATCCGCTCCCCGACGACTGGACGCTGATCCCGGGCGTCGTCGACGTGAAGACGAACATCATCGACCACCCGGAGACGATCGCCGACCGGATCGAGCGCGTCGCGACCGTCGTCGACGACGACACCGAGATCGTCGCCGCGCCGGACTGCGGGTTCGGCACGCAGGCCGGCCTCGGGATGGTCCACCCCGACATCGCGTGGCCCAAACTCGAAGCGCTCGTCGAGGGCGCCGAGATCGCCTCCGAACGACTCCGGTAG
- a CDS encoding MFS transporter, with amino-acid sequence MDGNDRRIVGLAGTAHALVHTYELSVPILVGIWLTQFATTAAELGIVVAVGMALFGIGALPGGVLADRYGSKKLIALCLVGMGGSFLVLSVAPGAAADSIGSLPAISTSPAVIAIAVALVLWGAAASVYHPAGLALISKGVSERGRGFALHGMAGNIGIAAGPLATTIMLAFVPWETVAAVLAVPAFVAAAATLFVDVDESSQDEAGSDEDDTPDSIAEFLDVSAMVVKSAFAFVFVVVMMNGLYYRGVLTFLPELLAGLETFQPIEIAGEPQEPANYVYSGLLAVGIAGQYVGGRLTDYLSPGKGIAYAFGALAVLAVVFLPLASMGAAPLLLVSAVLGFALFIVQPIYQAAVAEYTPEAARGLSYGYTYLGNFGVGALGAGLAGAILTYSNQTVLFLTFALLAGVASAVGVLLIRR; translated from the coding sequence ATGGACGGAAACGACCGGCGGATCGTGGGGTTGGCCGGGACGGCCCACGCGCTGGTCCACACGTACGAACTCTCGGTGCCGATCCTGGTTGGGATCTGGCTCACCCAGTTCGCGACGACGGCCGCCGAGCTCGGGATCGTCGTCGCGGTCGGGATGGCGCTGTTCGGTATCGGCGCGCTACCGGGCGGGGTGCTGGCGGATCGCTACGGCTCGAAGAAGCTGATCGCGCTCTGTCTGGTGGGGATGGGCGGCTCGTTCCTCGTGCTCTCGGTCGCGCCGGGCGCGGCGGCGGACTCGATCGGTTCGCTGCCCGCGATCTCGACCAGTCCGGCGGTGATCGCCATCGCGGTCGCGCTGGTGCTGTGGGGCGCGGCGGCCAGCGTCTACCACCCGGCTGGGCTGGCGCTGATCAGCAAGGGCGTCTCGGAACGCGGCCGCGGGTTCGCGCTCCACGGGATGGCCGGCAACATCGGCATCGCCGCCGGCCCGCTGGCGACCACGATCATGCTCGCGTTCGTTCCGTGGGAGACGGTCGCGGCGGTGCTCGCGGTGCCGGCGTTCGTCGCCGCCGCAGCCACGCTGTTCGTCGACGTGGACGAGTCGAGCCAGGACGAGGCCGGGAGCGACGAGGACGACACACCCGACTCGATCGCCGAATTCCTCGACGTCTCCGCGATGGTCGTCAAGAGTGCGTTCGCGTTCGTGTTCGTCGTCGTGATGATGAACGGGCTGTACTACCGCGGCGTGCTCACGTTCCTGCCCGAACTGCTCGCGGGGCTGGAGACGTTCCAACCGATCGAGATCGCCGGCGAACCGCAGGAGCCCGCGAACTACGTCTACTCCGGGCTGCTCGCGGTGGGGATCGCCGGCCAGTACGTCGGCGGTCGGCTGACCGACTACCTCTCGCCCGGGAAGGGGATCGCGTACGCCTTCGGCGCGCTCGCGGTGCTCGCGGTCGTGTTCCTCCCGCTGGCGTCGATGGGCGCGGCGCCGCTGCTGCTGGTCAGCGCGGTGCTCGGGTTCGCGCTGTTCATCGTCCAGCCGATCTACCAGGCCGCCGTCGCTGAGTACACCCCCGAGGCCGCACGCGGGCTCTCCTACGGCTACACCTACCTCGGCAACTTCGGCGTCGGCGCGCTCGGCGCGGGGCTGGCGGGCGCGATCCTGACGTACTCGAACCAGACGGTGCTGTTCCTCACCTTCGCGCTGCTGGCGGGGGTCGCCAGCGCCGTCGGCGTGCTGCTGATCCGGCGGTAG
- a CDS encoding zinc ribbon domain-containing protein translates to MSDDPREESSTDDPTTGDGDDGSTPGEGQVYCRDCGTTISENAEICPNCGVRQQSPPNSSADDLIDVLTNGENPFVAAVYSAILPGLGQFYNREPGKGAVIVVASFVAMLSVLALVGIVLYPAVWLYAVYDAYVVADGREPPLGA, encoded by the coding sequence ATGAGCGACGATCCCCGCGAGGAGTCCTCCACCGACGACCCGACGACCGGCGACGGCGACGACGGATCGACGCCCGGAGAGGGGCAGGTGTACTGCCGTGACTGTGGCACGACCATCAGCGAGAACGCCGAGATCTGTCCGAACTGTGGCGTGCGCCAGCAGTCGCCGCCGAACAGCTCGGCCGACGACCTGATCGACGTCCTCACGAACGGCGAGAACCCGTTCGTCGCTGCGGTGTACTCCGCGATCCTCCCGGGGTTGGGACAGTTCTACAACCGCGAGCCCGGGAAGGGGGCGGTGATCGTCGTCGCCAGTTTCGTCGCGATGCTCTCGGTGCTGGCGCTGGTCGGGATCGTGCTCTACCCTGCAGTCTGGCTGTACGCGGTGTACGACGCCTACGTCGTCGCCGATGGCCGGGAGCCGCCGCTGGGCGCCTAA